In a genomic window of Coprococcus eutactus:
- a CDS encoding response regulator transcription factor: MKHSILLVEDEQKIAEGIMDYMNGGEAEYETCFTWADDGDKALELVYENEYDLVLLDIMLPGADGFEICKAIRAKSYVPVIFLTARGREEDRLYGYDIGCDDYVVKPFSMAELSAKIMSFLRRSKGLWEKKSSIEAYDIVIYPDKLQVFVAGNEVRLAPKEYAMLKYFMEHRGMLITRDDLLVRLWGYDYEGSDRVVDNHIKKLRQALGEPGKKIKTVFAKGYRMD, from the coding sequence ATGAAGCATAGCATATTGCTAGTTGAGGATGAGCAGAAGATAGCAGAGGGGATAATGGACTATATGAACGGCGGGGAAGCAGAATATGAGACCTGTTTTACCTGGGCTGATGATGGAGACAAGGCACTGGAGCTTGTGTATGAGAACGAATACGATCTGGTGCTGCTGGACATCATGCTTCCGGGGGCAGATGGATTTGAGATATGCAAGGCCATCAGGGCAAAGAGTTATGTGCCTGTCATTTTCCTGACTGCAAGGGGCAGGGAGGAGGACAGGCTGTACGGCTATGACATAGGCTGTGATGATTATGTGGTGAAGCCGTTTTCCATGGCGGAGCTTTCTGCAAAGATCATGTCATTCCTCAGAAGAAGCAAGGGGCTGTGGGAGAAGAAGAGCAGCATAGAGGCGTATGACATCGTGATCTATCCGGACAAGCTTCAGGTATTTGTTGCCGGGAACGAGGTAAGGCTTGCACCGAAGGAATATGCCATGCTGAAGTACTTTATGGAACACAGAGGAATGCTTATCACAAGGGACGACCTTCTGGTCAGGCTGTGGGGCTATGATTATGAGGGTAGCGACAGAGTAGTGGACAATCATATCAAGAAACTGCGCCAGGCACTTGGAGAGCCGGGTAAAAAGATCAAGACAGTATTTGCAAAGGGATACAGGATGGATTAA
- a CDS encoding macro domain-containing protein, producing the protein MNQSERRIYLIKRLLEERSDCSGMQIPSGSEAQRRLLRFLMNVRMPGAIDADFLKIQDEYLAQVNFEKGIVDLEDIAEIQRDTYVWRGDITRLAVSAIVNAANSGMTGCYIPCHACIDNCIHTFAGVQLILHLGRLFSYTVRACLP; encoded by the coding sequence ATGAACCAGAGTGAGAGAAGAATATATTTGATAAAACGGTTGCTGGAAGAACGCAGCGATTGTTCAGGCATGCAGATCCCATCTGGCAGTGAGGCTCAGCGGAGACTTCTCCGTTTTCTTATGAATGTCAGGATGCCGGGAGCTATTGATGCGGATTTTCTGAAGATACAGGACGAATATCTGGCGCAGGTGAATTTCGAGAAAGGAATAGTGGACTTGGAAGATATCGCGGAGATCCAGAGAGACACATATGTGTGGCGAGGAGATATAACAAGGCTTGCAGTCTCGGCCATAGTAAATGCAGCAAATAGTGGCATGACCGGATGTTATATTCCTTGTCACGCCTGTATTGACAACTGTATCCATACATTTGCGGGGGTGCAGCTAATTCTGCACCTAGGGCGATTATTTTCATATACAGTGCGCGCATGCCTGCCATGA
- the hcp gene encoding hydroxylamine reductase, translated as MFCFQCQQTAGGSACINTGVCGKQPSTSNLQDELVCELIKLAELSKNENKHSAVADRLIIDGLFTTLTNVNFDNNAIKEFMGRVKNEQNKISRPEAEKIQVINLWDGDTDIVSLRSTLLFGLKGMAAYAHHAMNLGYTDNEVLKWFYKGLCEVNREHSVTEWIELIMEFGQVNFKCMELLDKANTESFGNPVPTRVNVDIKKGPFIVVSGHDLNDLSQLLEQTEKTGVNVYTHCEMLPAHGYPELNKYHNLAGNFGTAWQSQQTEFENIPAPVLFTTNCLMPPRPSYKDRIYTTSVVGYDGMVHISGTRAGKKDFTPLIKHAQKLGGYEHDRSMSGINGGHMLTTGFGHSAVLSQAGKIIDAIKAGHIKHIFLVGGCDGAHPGRNYYTEFVKQTPMDTLVLTLACGKYRFNDLDLGDIDGIPRILDMGQCNDSYSAIKVALALADAFNCSINDLPLTLVLSWYEQKAVCILLTLLSLGVRNMYIGPTLPAFMSETVVKYLVENYKLNPITAPEQDMDAILKR; from the coding sequence ATGTTTTGTTTTCAGTGTCAGCAGACAGCGGGGGGATCCGCATGTATCAATACCGGAGTGTGCGGCAAGCAGCCATCCACATCTAATCTACAGGACGAGCTTGTGTGTGAGCTTATAAAACTTGCAGAACTCTCAAAAAATGAGAATAAACACAGCGCGGTCGCCGACAGACTTATCATAGACGGTCTTTTCACAACCCTGACAAATGTAAACTTTGACAACAATGCAATAAAAGAATTTATGGGAAGGGTTAAAAACGAGCAGAACAAGATCAGCAGACCTGAGGCTGAAAAGATACAGGTGATCAACCTATGGGATGGTGACACGGATATAGTGTCCTTGCGTTCCACCCTGCTGTTTGGACTCAAGGGGATGGCGGCATACGCCCATCACGCCATGAATCTCGGCTACACAGATAATGAGGTTCTGAAGTGGTTCTACAAGGGACTATGCGAGGTTAACAGGGAGCACAGCGTCACCGAATGGATAGAACTCATCATGGAATTTGGCCAGGTCAATTTCAAATGCATGGAGCTGCTGGACAAAGCCAACACTGAATCATTTGGCAATCCTGTGCCTACGAGAGTAAATGTTGACATCAAAAAAGGGCCATTTATCGTGGTCTCCGGTCACGACCTGAACGACCTGTCACAGCTCCTTGAGCAGACTGAAAAGACGGGAGTAAATGTATATACCCACTGCGAGATGCTGCCTGCGCACGGCTATCCGGAGCTTAACAAATACCACAATCTGGCGGGCAACTTCGGAACGGCATGGCAGAGCCAGCAGACGGAATTTGAAAATATTCCCGCACCGGTGCTTTTTACAACAAACTGTCTCATGCCGCCAAGGCCGAGCTACAAAGACAGAATCTACACCACATCGGTTGTTGGCTATGATGGTATGGTACACATCTCCGGCACAAGAGCCGGCAAAAAGGATTTCACTCCTCTGATCAAGCACGCACAGAAACTTGGCGGCTACGAACACGACAGGAGCATGAGTGGCATAAACGGTGGTCACATGCTGACAACCGGCTTTGGCCACAGCGCGGTTCTGTCACAGGCTGGCAAGATCATAGACGCCATAAAAGCCGGACATATCAAGCACATTTTCCTCGTTGGTGGCTGTGACGGCGCGCATCCGGGACGCAACTATTACACCGAATTCGTAAAACAGACTCCGATGGACACTCTTGTCCTCACCCTCGCCTGCGGCAAATACCGTTTCAATGATCTCGATCTCGGTGACATCGATGGTATACCAAGAATACTCGACATGGGTCAGTGCAATGACTCCTACAGTGCAATCAAAGTCGCCCTGGCTCTGGCCGATGCATTTAATTGCAGCATAAACGATCTCCCACTCACCCTTGTACTGTCATGGTACGAACAGAAAGCCGTCTGCATTCTTCTCACCCTGCTGTCGCTGGGCGTGCGCAACATGTATATCGGACCGACACTTCCGGCATTCATGTCCGAGACCGTGGTGAAATATCTAGTGGAGAATTATAAGCTAAACCCGATCACTGCTCCTGAACAGGATATGGATGCGATACTGAAACGTTGA
- a CDS encoding DUF3137 domain-containing protein, which produces MKKEHGDRLARALEFANESAKYHVRNYADGTLMPGDAYADLPIDERDRMYLGPDAGAPNMYSRIYRSQREKEMREQGMTNEQIKLRWEALDAMWRQEIEERLYGEARQNDRSEDVISRYENGGLPGDFQRRSDQADAKRRAKWLGIRIVLITVVVVIMAFTILNEAGLINGMSITERIFDRVEQIFGDMDNISSGGAGAGGGTDSENPGGLVIVYGVVIFLIFRWVSKSKKKKENISDSSVIYTELIPQIIRRRYGEGSVYRHQGGLPDEQMRRLNCFAGRPFTLDGKPLLVNGRDMVEGTYKGVHFRCSYEYMEYEYYHEYSDGDKEKKIDKLFGGLVVEIPYRKVSSALLGVMGNSELAMKNILKCGSESGAVGRIEKTENENFNLLFTINCNDEENIFYMLTPYVMERLAALYPKEKAALHVTFDGDRLYMCISKSDKYMVFDEEKNIKSMNDVEAYLDKYLRMLQETLDAALLL; this is translated from the coding sequence ATGAAAAAGGAACACGGGGATAGACTGGCTCGCGCACTTGAATTTGCAAATGAATCAGCCAAGTATCATGTCAGGAACTATGCGGATGGGACGCTTATGCCCGGAGATGCATATGCCGATCTGCCGATAGATGAGAGAGACCGAATGTATCTTGGACCGGATGCCGGAGCGCCCAACATGTATTCCAGAATATACCGCAGCCAAAGAGAGAAAGAGATGCGGGAGCAGGGCATGACAAATGAGCAGATAAAGCTGAGATGGGAAGCACTTGATGCCATGTGGCGCCAGGAGATAGAGGAGAGGCTCTACGGGGAAGCCAGACAGAATGATCGGTCAGAGGATGTTATATCAAGATACGAGAATGGAGGCTTGCCCGGTGATTTTCAGAGAAGGAGCGATCAGGCGGATGCGAAGAGAAGGGCAAAATGGCTCGGGATACGAATAGTGCTCATAACCGTAGTAGTGGTGATCATGGCGTTCACGATACTTAATGAGGCCGGGCTGATAAACGGCATGAGTATAACAGAGCGGATATTTGACAGGGTAGAGCAGATATTTGGCGATATGGACAACATATCATCAGGCGGTGCGGGAGCTGGTGGCGGAACAGATTCAGAAAATCCCGGCGGACTGGTGATCGTATACGGAGTAGTTATCTTCCTTATATTCAGATGGGTGAGTAAGAGCAAAAAGAAAAAAGAGAATATTTCAGATTCCAGTGTGATTTACACGGAGCTGATCCCACAGATTATCAGGAGACGTTATGGAGAGGGTAGCGTATACAGACATCAGGGCGGACTTCCTGATGAACAGATGAGAAGACTGAACTGCTTTGCTGGCAGACCATTTACACTGGATGGCAAGCCTTTGCTGGTTAACGGCCGCGACATGGTGGAGGGAACATACAAGGGTGTTCATTTCAGGTGCAGTTATGAATACATGGAGTACGAGTATTATCACGAGTACAGTGATGGTGATAAAGAGAAAAAAATAGACAAATTATTTGGGGGGCTGGTTGTTGAGATACCATATAGAAAGGTTTCATCGGCTTTGCTGGGAGTCATGGGAAACTCTGAACTGGCGATGAAGAATATATTGAAGTGTGGTTCGGAGAGTGGCGCAGTGGGAAGAATAGAAAAGACAGAAAACGAGAACTTTAATCTGCTGTTCACTATAAACTGCAATGATGAGGAGAATATATTTTATATGCTTACCCCGTATGTTATGGAGAGGCTGGCGGCACTTTATCCAAAGGAGAAGGCGGCTCTCCATGTGACATTCGATGGGGACAGATTGTATATGTGTATAAGCAAGAGTGATAAATACATGGTATTTGACGAAGAGAAAAATATAAAGAGTATGAATGATGTGGAAGCTTATCTGGACAAATACCTGCGCATGCTGCAGGAGACGCTGGATGCGGCTCTGTTACTATAG
- a CDS encoding type II toxin-antitoxin system prevent-host-death family antitoxin, which translates to MPTIMPIRDLRNTSEISELAHKKQEPIFITKNGYSDLVVMSAELYEKFAQINRIDQAIYEAEKEVENGAELISVDSAIERLNKKYYG; encoded by the coding sequence ATGCCAACTATTATGCCAATTAGAGATTTGAGAAATACAAGTGAGATTTCAGAATTAGCTCATAAGAAACAGGAGCCTATTTTTATTACAAAAAATGGATATAGTGATTTAGTTGTAATGAGTGCAGAGCTGTACGAAAAATTTGCACAGATCAACAGGATCGATCAGGCAATCTATGAAGCTGAAAAAGAAGTAGAGAATGGGGCTGAACTGATATCGGTAGACAGTGCTATAGAAAGGCTGAACAAAAAATACTATGGATAA
- a CDS encoding winged helix-turn-helix transcriptional regulator, whose translation MPACPVETTLSLIGDKWKVLVLRDLITGTKRFGELKKSIGTVSQKVLTAQIRDMVENGLVHRKVYAEVPPRMEYSLTELGQSLQPVLDAMRNWGEDYKSKNA comes from the coding sequence TTGCCGGCATGCCCGGTTGAGACGACATTAAGTCTTATCGGCGACAAATGGAAGGTTCTGGTCCTGAGAGATCTGATAACCGGCACAAAGAGATTTGGAGAACTGAAAAAATCCATCGGAACTGTTTCACAGAAGGTTCTCACCGCACAGATCCGTGACATGGTGGAAAACGGACTCGTTCACAGAAAGGTGTATGCGGAGGTTCCTCCCAGAATGGAATACTCACTGACTGAACTCGGTCAGAGTCTCCAGCCTGTGCTTGACGCAATGAGAAATTGGGGCGAGGATTACAAAAGCAAGAATGCCTGA
- a CDS encoding leucine-rich repeat domain-containing protein translates to MQYIGDYAFNDALRNVSLKIPSTVKEIGKRAFYRSVTPAYGGYLSLIVEPGSYAYDYAKKNALSMDLGETTILYTTCMNGDQDWRVIVDKDPTCTEDGQSHEQCYDCEIIKEGSDKVLPAKGHNWGYEYIRQATCTEDGYKSYDCMNKGCIATKKDTLPATGHKLEEYTKYEANSHKGTRYIYCVNCNYSRTEAVIYVD, encoded by the coding sequence CTGCAATATATTGGAGACTACGCATTCAACGACGCTTTGAGGAATGTAAGTCTGAAGATCCCATCTACTGTAAAGGAGATCGGGAAGCGGGCATTTTACAGGAGCGTAACCCCGGCATATGGTGGATACCTGTCGCTGATCGTTGAACCTGGCAGTTATGCATACGACTACGCAAAAAAGAACGCCTTATCCATGGATCTGGGTGAAACTACTATCCTATACACAACCTGCATGAATGGTGATCAAGACTGGCGCGTCATCGTCGATAAGGACCCTACATGTACAGAGGACGGACAGAGCCATGAACAATGCTATGATTGTGAGATCATAAAAGAAGGCAGTGATAAAGTCCTGCCTGCAAAAGGACATAACTGGGGATATGAATATATAAGACAGGCTACATGTACCGAAGATGGCTACAAGTCCTACGACTGCATGAATAAGGGCTGCATTGCAACGAAAAAGGATACTCTTCCTGCCACCGGTCACAAGCTGGAGGAATATACCAAGTATGAAGCCAATTCACACAAGGGAACCAGATACATCTATTGTGTGAATTGTAATTACTCCAGAACAGAAGCTGTGATATATGTGGATTAA
- a CDS encoding sensor histidine kinase, with translation MNKNMLYGKKQRFGSFFLRIFVPFILVAALLGGIVTYLLVSIYNTSVDNGVASAEERIRSNVNEAVTEYQDALAGAYVDGINYDFETADNKFTSDVEYTCEMLSAIAVDGGAAASLYYKDSDGTLTLVAGHDYRMFFVVTDDNNKKFKLSCTYEDYQKMMAEAPRYGSADGLPALSRIEEIYVKGTSFWISKYSYYDYGDDVKVIGTHEAPMDYGESDEKSVTVTEIPDGYVKLDTSKGYHFYNSSLIGSGAASRNMDYEGNIETLVADLGDSGVGSSSRVSRNCDQGKHNTDVVPIGNSYYLVMDYHTDLVKSSFGKAIIATWIGIALLSTLVSLAIAYVLYRSYKSVYDMEQYRRTTSNAMAHDLKSPLAVISLYAENLKAGTNPEKNQYYMDGILDEVRQMNTQVATILDMAKAEDVDTKLKKTEVDLTGIVDTVAQIYNEKISEKNVQINISGACTVSADEALMYQAVVNIMDNAVKYVTGGGHIAVELSDKEVSFVNSCEPLDKDTLTNVWKPFVKGDNSRHGHKGTGLGLSIVKTIMDRHGFDCEMKNVDDGVEVRLIFRK, from the coding sequence ATGAATAAAAATATGTTATATGGGAAAAAACAAAGATTCGGTTCATTTTTTCTGAGAATATTTGTGCCGTTTATATTGGTGGCAGCATTGCTGGGAGGGATCGTGACCTATCTGTTGGTATCTATATATAATACTAGTGTAGACAACGGTGTAGCGAGTGCTGAGGAACGAATCAGGTCAAATGTAAATGAAGCAGTTACAGAATATCAAGATGCACTGGCAGGAGCCTATGTGGATGGGATCAATTATGATTTTGAGACTGCGGATAACAAATTCACCAGTGATGTTGAATATACGTGCGAAATGCTAAGTGCGATTGCAGTGGATGGCGGTGCTGCTGCAAGTCTGTACTATAAGGACTCAGATGGCACTTTGACATTGGTTGCCGGGCATGACTACCGTATGTTTTTTGTTGTCACAGATGATAACAATAAAAAGTTTAAATTGTCATGTACATATGAGGATTATCAGAAGATGATGGCGGAGGCTCCAAGATACGGAAGTGCCGATGGTTTGCCTGCTTTATCTAGGATAGAAGAGATATATGTAAAGGGAACCAGTTTCTGGATAAGTAAATACAGTTACTATGACTACGGTGATGACGTTAAGGTCATAGGAACTCATGAGGCCCCAATGGACTATGGCGAATCTGATGAGAAGAGTGTCACAGTAACAGAGATCCCCGATGGTTATGTGAAGCTTGACACAAGCAAAGGATACCATTTTTATAATAGCAGTCTTATCGGTTCGGGAGCAGCTTCCCGTAATATGGATTATGAAGGAAATATAGAGACTCTTGTGGCAGATCTGGGGGACTCCGGTGTTGGAAGTTCATCAAGAGTCAGTAGGAATTGTGATCAGGGAAAGCACAACACCGATGTGGTACCGATTGGAAATAGTTATTATCTGGTGATGGATTATCACACCGACCTCGTAAAGTCTTCATTTGGAAAAGCAATAATTGCCACGTGGATAGGAATAGCACTGCTGAGCACGCTTGTCTCTCTTGCAATAGCCTATGTATTGTACAGATCATACAAATCTGTCTATGACATGGAGCAGTACAGGCGTACCACATCAAATGCTATGGCGCACGATCTGAAGAGTCCACTGGCGGTCATCTCACTTTACGCTGAAAATCTCAAGGCTGGCACAAATCCTGAGAAGAACCAGTATTATATGGACGGCATACTGGATGAGGTCAGACAGATGAATACGCAGGTTGCGACTATACTGGATATGGCTAAGGCAGAGGACGTGGATACAAAGCTCAAAAAGACAGAAGTGGATCTGACAGGCATAGTTGACACTGTGGCACAGATATATAATGAGAAAATATCGGAGAAAAACGTGCAGATCAATATATCGGGGGCATGCACGGTCTCTGCGGATGAAGCTCTGATGTATCAGGCTGTTGTCAACATCATGGATAACGCTGTCAAGTATGTGACTGGCGGCGGACATATCGCGGTGGAGCTGTCTGACAAAGAGGTGTCATTTGTCAATTCCTGCGAACCGCTTGATAAGGACACACTGACAAATGTGTGGAAGCCATTTGTCAAGGGTGATAACAGTCGTCATGGACATAAGGGCACCGGACTTGGACTTTCGATCGTCAAGACCATCATGGACAGACATGGATTTGACTGTGAGATGAAGAATGTCGATGACGGGGTTGAAGTGAGATTGATATTCAGGAAATAA
- a CDS encoding SIR2 family NAD-dependent protein deacylase: MDQVRRDCKIPTFMVPRCPVCGGPMDMNLRKDDYFVQDSAWYEAERRFGDFVSRSLDRKLVLLELGVGFNTPTIIRFPFEKLIREHDNITLIRLNLDQAVIPESLGNRAIGINADMAESISDILNVSVSHPYPVQEQ; this comes from the coding sequence ATGGATCAGGTAAGAAGAGATTGCAAGATCCCAACATTTATGGTTCCACGCTGTCCTGTCTGCGGAGGTCCGATGGACATGAACCTCCGCAAGGATGATTATTTTGTTCAGGACAGTGCCTGGTATGAGGCAGAGCGACGCTTCGGTGATTTTGTCTCCAGATCCCTGGACAGGAAGCTTGTGCTCCTTGAGCTGGGGGTTGGATTCAACACGCCAACCATAATCCGATTTCCTTTTGAGAAGCTGATACGAGAACACGATAACATAACCCTTATCAGGTTAAATCTCGATCAGGCTGTGATTCCAGAAAGTCTTGGGAACAGAGCTATAGGGATAAATGCGGATATGGCGGAGAGTATAAGTGATATACTCAACGTTTCAGTATCGCATCCATATCCTGTTCAGGAGCAGTGA
- a CDS encoding LemA family protein — protein MFTILFSKGVLVFGVLVVIVLIFLAYVIKTANALKAAENKVRELDSDVDVALAKRYDLLTKQYAIVKSYMSYESENLITSIKLRKGMTPDEKTGVEKLMKNASDQINAVVEAYPELTAGKNIEVLQNSCTNAEEHIQAARRLYNAGVTNYNNLCSQFPSSVVADITGHNIVEYFKTDSDKRSDVIF, from the coding sequence ATGTTTACAATATTATTTAGCAAAGGTGTGTTAGTATTTGGTGTGTTGGTGGTAATAGTTTTGATATTTTTAGCGTATGTGATAAAGACTGCAAATGCTCTGAAAGCAGCGGAAAATAAGGTAAGAGAGCTGGATTCGGATGTTGATGTTGCTCTTGCAAAGAGATATGATCTGCTCACAAAACAGTATGCGATTGTAAAGTCATATATGTCGTATGAGAGCGAGAATCTGATAACATCGATAAAGCTCAGGAAAGGAATGACACCTGATGAAAAGACAGGAGTGGAGAAGCTTATGAAAAACGCTTCGGATCAGATAAATGCAGTAGTGGAGGCGTATCCGGAATTGACGGCGGGCAAGAATATAGAGGTCCTTCAGAACAGCTGCACAAATGCGGAAGAGCACATCCAGGCGGCAAGAAGACTGTACAATGCAGGTGTGACAAATTATAACAATCTGTGCAGTCAGTTCCCTTCATCGGTGGTTGCAGACATAACGGGTCACAATATTGTGGAGTATTTCAAGACTGATTCGGATAAGAGATCAGATGTGATATTCTGA
- a CDS encoding 4Fe-4S binding protein, whose translation MTILHMRYGYFSEKTFKGYEITDKCIQCGKCERICPQKRIKDFVINQTHCLH comes from the coding sequence ATGACCATACTTCATATGAGGTATGGTTATTTTAGTGAAAAGACTTTCAAGGGATACGAGATAACCGACAAATGTATCCAGTGCGGGAAATGTGAGCGGATCTGCCCGCAGAAGCGCATTAAGGATTTTGTGATAAATCAGACCCACTGTCTGCACTAA
- a CDS encoding type II toxin-antitoxin system RelE/ParE family toxin translates to MDKYSVILYPRAFRDIDDIYAYIALEKMSPENAKGQTDRIWDAIKSLEQLPESHQDRLVGRFAGKGYKQLIVDNYIVIFKIDKEQNRVYIVTVQYQGRNI, encoded by the coding sequence ATGGATAAATATAGCGTAATCTTATATCCCAGAGCCTTTCGTGATATCGATGACATATATGCGTATATAGCGCTTGAGAAGATGTCCCCGGAGAATGCAAAGGGACAAACGGATAGGATATGGGATGCGATAAAATCACTTGAACAATTGCCTGAATCACATCAGGACCGCTTGGTTGGGCGATTTGCTGGAAAAGGATATAAGCAACTGATAGTAGATAACTACATCGTAATATTCAAGATTGATAAGGAGCAAAATAGAGTATATATAGTAACCGTTCAGTACCAGGGAAGAAATATCTGA
- a CDS encoding IS256 family transposase, producing MREMMRDYLKNNDISIKDGTDVNSIMRDMMSVILEGALDEELDEELGYSKYDYRNKETDNSRNGHSSKTMHTSYGDMDVAIPRDRNGDYEPQLIKKYQNTVTQDMEEKILSMYAKGMTTGDIESHMRELYDIDISDSTISRITDKILPIVKEWQERPLEEVYAVVFMDAIHYHVRSEGRIVKRAVYIALGIDMNGKKDVLGMYVGENESAKFWLSIMNGLKNRGVEDILIACVDGLNGFPQAIEAVYPKTEIQQCIIHQIRNSTKFVSYKDIKKLMADLKLVYAAPTEETALNELELFKDKWDSKYPKIYKSWHDNWATLSTYFKYPEAVRRLIYTTNAIEGFNRQLRKVTKSKTVFPSDDSLLKMLYLATMDITKKWTGHRQDWGQIHSQLEIYFEERLAGRNL from the coding sequence ATGAGAGAAATGATGCGTGATTATCTGAAGAATAATGATATCAGCATCAAAGACGGCACCGATGTAAACAGTATCATGCGTGACATGATGTCTGTCATTTTGGAAGGTGCTTTGGATGAAGAACTGGATGAAGAATTAGGATATTCCAAGTACGACTATCGAAACAAAGAAACAGACAATAGTAGAAATGGACATTCCAGCAAAACCATGCACACCAGTTATGGAGATATGGATGTGGCAATCCCAAGGGATCGTAATGGTGATTATGAACCACAGCTGATTAAAAAATATCAGAATACCGTAACTCAGGACATGGAAGAAAAAATACTTTCCATGTATGCCAAGGGAATGACAACTGGAGACATTGAATCCCACATGCGTGAATTATACGATATTGATATTTCTGACAGCACAATCAGCCGGATCACAGACAAAATCCTGCCGATTGTAAAAGAATGGCAGGAACGCCCTTTGGAAGAAGTGTATGCTGTAGTATTTATGGATGCAATCCACTATCACGTCCGCAGTGAAGGACGTATTGTAAAACGTGCGGTTTACATTGCCCTTGGTATCGATATGAATGGGAAAAAAGATGTTCTTGGAATGTATGTTGGAGAAAACGAAAGTGCGAAGTTCTGGCTTTCTATCATGAATGGATTAAAAAACAGAGGCGTTGAGGATATCCTGATTGCATGCGTTGATGGTTTAAATGGATTTCCACAGGCAATCGAGGCTGTTTATCCAAAAACAGAGATTCAGCAGTGTATCATCCATCAGATCCGTAATTCAACGAAGTTTGTTTCTTACAAAGATATCAAAAAACTGATGGCTGATCTGAAGCTTGTATATGCGGCTCCAACGGAAGAAACCGCTTTAAATGAACTGGAACTGTTCAAGGATAAATGGGATTCCAAGTACCCGAAAATCTATAAATCCTGGCATGATAACTGGGCAACACTGTCCACTTATTTCAAATATCCAGAGGCAGTAAGACGGCTGATTTATACCACAAATGCCATTGAAGGATTCAACCGCCAGCTCCGGAAAGTGACCAAAAGCAAAACGGTTTTTCCGTCGGATGACAGCCTTTTGAAAATGCTGTATCTGGCAACCATGGATATCACGAAAAAATGGACCGGACACAGGCAGGACTGGGGACAGATCCATTCCCAGCTTGAAATTTATTTTGAAGAACGTCTGGCGGGACGGAACCTGTAA